A window from Sceloporus undulatus isolate JIND9_A2432 ecotype Alabama chromosome 8, SceUnd_v1.1, whole genome shotgun sequence encodes these proteins:
- the NAE1 gene encoding NEDD8-activating enzyme E1 regulatory subunit has product MAAAAASANAKPQLSLKEQRYDRQLRLWGDHGQEALESAHVCVINATATGTEILKNLVLPGVGSFTIVDGSQVSGEDVGNSFFLQRSNIGQNRAQCATELLEELNNEVSGNFVEENPDKLLDNDPSFFCRFNVVIATQLPESTLLRLAEVLWNYNIPLLVCRTYGLIGYMRIIIKEHSVVESHPDNVLDDLRLDNPFPELREHIESYDLDHMEKKEHSHIPWIVIVSKYLEKWYNENSGQIPKNYKEKEAFREMIRQGILKNESGGLEDEENFEEAIKNVNTAVMVTKIPGCIEEIFNDDRCNNLSQQTPPFWILTRAVKEFVAKEGQGNLPVRGTIPDMIADSGKFIKLQNIYRDKAKKDAEAVGNYAAKLLQSVGKAPEFISQKELKLLCSNSAFLRVVRCRSLSEEYGANTANKDEIVSHMDNPDSEMVLYLMLRAVDRFFKHHGRYPGVYNYQVEDDIGKLKSCLNSFLQEYGLPVTVKDDYVHEFCRYGAAEPHTIAAFLGGAAAQEVVKIITKQFVIFNNTYIYNGMSQTSATFKL; this is encoded by the exons GTTAtggggtgaccatggacaagaaGCTTTAGAGTCTGCTCATGTCTGTGTGATAAACGCAACCGCCACAGGAACAGAGATCCTTAAAAACTTGGTTCTGCCAG gTGTGGGGTCATTTACAATAGTAGATGGGAGTCAAGTCAGTGGTGAAGATGTTGGAAATAG TTTTTTTCTGCAAAGAAGCAACATTGGCCAG AATCGTGCTCAGTGTGCCACAGAACTGTTAGAAGAACTGAATAATGAGGTGTCAGGAAATTTTGTTGAAGAG AATCCAGATAAACTTCTAGACAATGATCCCTCATTTTTCTGTCGGTTTAATGTAGTGATTGCCACTCAACTTCCAGAGAG TACATTACTCCGGCTTGCTGAAGTTCTCTGGAATTACAACATTCCACTGCTAGTTTGTAGGACTTACGGATTAATAGGATATATGAGAATTATTATTAAAGAAcattcag TTGTAGAATCTCACCCAGATAATGTACTGgatgacttgagacttgacaaTCCATTTCCAGAATTGAGGGAGCACATTGAATCTTATGATTTGGATCATATGGAAAAAAAG GAGCACAGCCATATCCCATGGATTGTGATTGTTTCCAAGTATCTAGAAAAATGGTACAATGAG AACAGTGGTCAGATACCTAAGAACTACAAAGAAAAGGAAGCCTTCCGAGAGATGATTAGGCAAG GAATCTTAAAGAATGAAAGTGGAGGGCTGGAAGATGAAGAAAACTTTGAAGAAGCAATTAAAAATGTGAACACAGCTGTGATGGTTACTAAG ATACCAGGTTGTATTGAAGAAATTTTCAATGACGATCGTTGTAATAATCTTTCACAGCAG ACTCCACCCTTTTGGATTTTGACTCGAGCTGTAAAGGAATTTGTGgctaaagaaggtcaaggaaaTTTACCAGTGAGGGGCACAATTCCAGATATGATAGCAGATTCTGGTAAATTTATCAAATTGCAAAATAT atatcgCGACAAAGCCAAGAAAGATGCTGAAGCTGTGGGCAATTATGCTGCCAAGCTACTGCAGTCAGTGGGCAAG GCACCAGAATTCATTTCTCAGAAAGAATTGAAACTGCTTT GTAGTAATTCAGCATTTCTTCGAGTAGTGCGGTGTAGATCTCTTTCTGAAGAGTATGGAGCGAATACTGCAAACAAAGATGAGATAG tttCTCATATGGATAATCCAGATAGCGAGATGGTGCTGTACTTAATGTTACGAGCTGTGGATAGATTTTTTAAACACCATGGTAGATACCCAG gtgTTTATAACTACCAAGTGGAGGACGATATTGGAAAACTTAAATCGTGCCTCAATAGTTTTCTTCAGGAATATGGATTGCCTGTAACTGTGAAGGATGATTATGTTCATGAATT CTGTCGTTATGGAGCTGCTGAGCCACATACTATTGCAGCATTTTTGGGAG GAGCTGCTGCTCAGGAAGTTGTGAAAATCATTACAAAACAatttgtcatttttaataacaccTACATTTACAATGGCATGTCACA